The following proteins are encoded in a genomic region of Cryptomeria japonica chromosome 11, Sugi_1.0, whole genome shotgun sequence:
- the LOC131860175 gene encoding uncharacterized protein LOC131860175 — MPLKPVSMEEPFAQWGLDFVKMINPPSSAGHKWILTATDYFTRWSEVVPLRNSSENEVLAFLEELTCRYSPPKIVISDNEHAFTGSRITQFTLSRGMEYKREWHHHVRSVLWADRITAKQLLKISPHKLVYGKDAFFPLSLEIPALQLLKSMDIAESGLMAIRLVEIMELEEAREVAFTTLQDKKEVIKRWFDSKKSSNVMFAPEDLVLKYNERMVKPGPQPLSCLHLAVLSASHALPTPFRG, encoded by the exons ATGCCGCTCAAGCCTGTGTCAATGGAGGAGCCCTttgctcaatggggccttgattttgtcAAGATGATCAACCCTCCAAGTTCAGCCGGACATAAATGGATCCTGACcgccactgactatttcaccagatggtctgaagtTGTTCCCCTGCGGAATTCATCTGAAAATGAAGTgctagctttcctagaagaactgACTTGTCGGTACAGCCCTCCAAAAATTGTTATATCAGATAATGAGCATGCCTTCACAGGCTCACGAATCACACAGTTCACtcttagcagag GCATGGAATATAAAAGGGAGTGGCACCATCACGTAAGGAGTGTATTATGGGCCGACCGCATAACAGCCAAGCAGCTTCTCAAAATCTCTCCGCACAAGCTGGTATATGGGAAAGATGCATTTTTTCCTTTGTCACTAGAAATTCCCGCATTACAGTTGCTAAAATCTATGGATATTGCCGAAAGTGGCCTAATGGCCATAAGACTAGTGGAGATTATGGAGTTAGAAGAAGCAAGGGAGGTCGCCTTCACAACCCTTCAAGACAAGAAAGAAGTCATAAAAAGGTGGTTCGATAGTAAAAAGAGTTCCAATGTGATGTTCGCCCCCGAAGATCTCGTTCTGAAGTACAACGAGAGAATGGTGAAACCAG GCCCTCAGCCTCTTTCTTGTTTACATCTTGCAGTTTTAAGCGCAAGTCATGCTTTGCCAACTCCTTTTAGAGGCTAG